From the Peromyscus leucopus breed LL Stock chromosome 8b, UCI_PerLeu_2.1, whole genome shotgun sequence genome, one window contains:
- the LOC119087004 gene encoding 40S ribosomal protein S29-like encodes MGHQQLSWNHPRKFGQGSPSCRLCSNRHGLIRKYRLDMCCQCLCQCAKDIGFIKLD; translated from the coding sequence ATGGGTCACCAGCAGCTCTCCTGGAATCACCCGCGGAAGTTTGGCCAGGGTTCTCCCTCTTGCCGCCTCTGCTCTAACCGCCACGGTCTGATCCGGAAATACAGGCTGGACATGTGCTGTCAGTGTCTCTGCCAGTGCGCCAAGGACATAGGCTTCATTAAGTTGGACTAA